The following are from one region of the Pseudomonadota bacterium genome:
- a CDS encoding DUF5989 family protein → MSFLAELWKFLRVRKKFWMLPIILIMLILGGLLALAEGSAIAPFRYTLF, encoded by the coding sequence ATGTCATTCCTGGCCGAACTCTGGAAGTTTCTTCGGGTTAGAAAGAAGTTCTGGATGCTGCCGATCATCCTGATCATGCTGATTTTGGGTGGGCTGTTGGCGCTTGCGGAGGGTTCCGCCATCGCGCCATTCAGATATACGTTGTTCTGA
- a CDS encoding carbamoyltransferase, producing MRILGLSAYYHDSAAALVVDGHIVAAAQEERFTRRKHYAGFPANAVRFCLDYAGIGADAIDCVAFYDKPFLKFERLLETYLSFAPIGFSSFRHALPLWLKEKLFQKRLLSEELATLFPDIDWASRLLFSEHHLSHAASAFYPSPFDRAAVLTMDGVGEWTTTSLAIGADHDLTVLKEVHFPHSLGLLYSAFTYYTGFKVNSGEYKLMGLAPYGEPTYADVIREHLIDIKSDGSFRLNLDYFNYCTGLTMTNGRFDELFGGPARKPEERLTPKHMDLAASIQAVTEEVVLKLARSIASETGERNLCLAGGVALNCVANGKLLRDKCFDRLWLQPAAGDAGGAIGAALAAYHLHERQPRTGGRVNGHDAMQGGYLGPQYPQPELERRLRAACARFDVLSDDAILDTCARDLAVGKALGWHQGRMEFGPRALGARSILGDARSPTMQKLLNLKVKYRESFRPFAPSVLREDVAEWFDLDEDSPYMLLVADVLSRHRIAMTDEQRLLFGIDKLNVPRSTVPAITHVDYSARVQTVHRETNPRYHALISRFKDMTGCPVIVNTSFNVRGEPIVCTPEDAFRCFMGTEIEALAVGNCYLRKEDQDPHLKQDYSSSFELD from the coding sequence ATGCGTATTCTCGGACTCTCGGCTTACTACCATGACAGCGCTGCCGCGCTCGTTGTGGACGGCCACATCGTGGCGGCGGCTCAGGAGGAGCGCTTCACGCGCCGGAAGCATTATGCTGGCTTTCCGGCCAATGCCGTGCGCTTTTGCCTTGACTACGCCGGTATTGGCGCTGATGCCATTGACTGCGTCGCCTTCTACGATAAGCCGTTTCTCAAGTTCGAGCGTCTGCTCGAGACGTATCTCTCCTTTGCGCCGATCGGCTTCAGTTCGTTCCGGCACGCGCTGCCGCTATGGCTCAAGGAGAAGTTGTTTCAGAAGCGCCTGCTGTCCGAGGAACTCGCGACGCTTTTCCCCGACATCGACTGGGCGAGTCGGCTGCTTTTTTCCGAGCATCACTTGAGTCACGCTGCGAGCGCCTTCTATCCGTCGCCGTTCGATCGCGCAGCCGTGCTGACCATGGATGGCGTCGGTGAGTGGACGACCACCTCGCTCGCAATCGGTGCGGATCACGACCTGACGGTGCTCAAGGAGGTCCACTTTCCTCACTCGCTCGGCTTACTGTACTCGGCATTCACCTACTACACGGGTTTCAAGGTGAATTCTGGCGAGTACAAGCTAATGGGGCTCGCGCCCTACGGTGAGCCGACGTACGCCGATGTCATCCGCGAGCACCTGATCGACATCAAGAGCGATGGCAGCTTTCGGCTCAATCTCGACTACTTCAACTATTGCACCGGCCTCACGATGACGAACGGTCGGTTCGACGAGCTGTTCGGCGGCCCGGCGCGCAAGCCGGAGGAGCGGCTCACGCCGAAGCACATGGATCTCGCCGCGTCGATTCAGGCCGTCACCGAAGAAGTGGTTCTTAAGCTGGCGCGCTCCATTGCGAGCGAAACCGGCGAGCGCAATCTGTGTCTCGCGGGAGGTGTCGCGCTCAATTGTGTCGCGAACGGCAAGCTGCTGCGCGACAAATGTTTCGACCGTCTGTGGTTACAACCCGCGGCAGGAGATGCCGGCGGAGCGATCGGCGCAGCATTGGCTGCCTACCATCTCCATGAGCGACAGCCGCGCACCGGAGGGCGGGTGAACGGTCACGACGCGATGCAAGGCGGATATCTCGGGCCGCAATATCCGCAGCCCGAGCTCGAGCGGCGTCTGCGCGCGGCCTGCGCGCGCTTCGACGTTCTGAGCGACGACGCTATTCTCGACACGTGCGCGCGCGACCTCGCGGTCGGTAAGGCACTCGGCTGGCATCAAGGAAGGATGGAATTCGGTCCGCGTGCGCTCGGTGCACGCTCGATTCTCGGCGATGCGCGCTCGCCCACGATGCAGAAGCTGCTGAACCTAAAGGTGAAGTATCGAGAGTCGTTCCGGCCGTTCGCGCCTTCCGTGCTGCGTGAAGACGTCGCGGAGTGGTTCGATCTCGACGAGGATAGCCCTTACATGCTGCTCGTCGCGGACGTGTTGAGCCGACACCGAATCGCGATGACGGATGAGCAGAGACTGTTGTTCGGAATCGACAAGCTCAACGTGCCACGCTCCACCGTTCCCGCCATCACGCACGTCGACTACTCCGCGCGCGTGCAGACGGTGCATCGCGAGACCAACCCGCGCTATCACGCGCTGATCAGCCGCTTCAAGGACATGACCGGCTGCCCGGTGATCGTGAACACGAGCTTCAATGTCCGTGGCGAGCCGATCGTCTGCACGCCGGAGGACGCGTTCCGCTGCTTCATGGGCACGGAGATCGAGGCGCTTGCCGTCGGCAACTGCTATTTGCGCAAGGAAGACCAGGACCCGCATCTCAAGCAGGACTACTCGAGCAGCTTCGAGCTCGATTGA
- a CDS encoding peptide ABC transporter permease, with protein sequence ALFTAVLGWLGAVLVYLLLEQIINRMLAADLAVGQSICFLMPRHFLAALFLTLIASLLGAVLGGIRAARIEPSDGLREV encoded by the coding sequence ACGCGCTCTTCACCGCGGTCCTCGGGTGGCTCGGCGCGGTGCTCGTGTACCTGCTCCTCGAACAGATCATCAACCGCATGTTGGCGGCCGATCTCGCGGTCGGGCAGTCCATCTGTTTTCTCATGCCTCGGCACTTCCTCGCGGCCTTGTTCTTGACCTTGATCGCGAGCCTCCTCGGCGCTGTGCTCGGCGGCATCCGGGCCGCCCGTATCGAGCCCTCGGATGGTTTGCGGGAGGTTTGA
- a CDS encoding integrase core domain-containing protein, whose translation MTVTDGYSRYLLGCQALSSTAVAEAKPVVARLFREFGLPERIRTDNGVPFATTTLARLSSLSAFWVRLGILPELIEPGKPQQNGRHERIHRTLKAETTRPPAGNRTAQQKRFNGFRQEFNHERPTRRSR comes from the coding sequence TTGACGGTCACCGATGGCTACAGCCGCTATCTGCTGGGCTGCCAAGCCCTGAGCTCGACCGCGGTGGCCGAGGCCAAACCGGTGGTTGCACGCCTCTTCAGGGAGTTCGGGCTCCCCGAACGCATTCGCACCGACAACGGGGTGCCCTTTGCCACCACCACGCTCGCCCGCCTGTCCTCGCTGTCGGCCTTTTGGGTGCGACTCGGGATCCTGCCCGAGCTCATCGAACCGGGCAAACCCCAACAAAATGGGCGACACGAGCGCATACACCGGACCCTCAAGGCCGAGACCACCCGCCCACCGGCGGGCAACCGCACCGCCCAGCAGAAGCGCTTCAACGGCTTCCGCCAGGAATTCAACCACGAACGCCCCACGAGGCGCTCGAGATGA